Proteins from a single region of Desulfolutivibrio sulfoxidireducens:
- the cas1e gene encoding type I-E CRISPR-associated endonuclease Cas1e, protein MLPRLTPLPLKERASMVFLEMGNLDVLDGSFVLVDAGGVRTHIPVGGLACILLEPGTRVSHAAVVLAARAGTLLVWIGEAGVRLYASGQPGGARSDRLLYQAALALDEDARLKVVRKMYAVRFGEEPPSRRGVEQLRGIEGARVKEMYRLLARQYRVPWSGRKYNPREWGTGDLPNRCLSAATACLHGLAEAAVLAAGYAPAIGFIHTGKPRSFVYDIADLYKFDTVVPVAFSVAAKPCAEPERAVRLACRDRFREMKLLRRIIPDIEEVLAAGGLAVPQAAPEAIGPAFADEEGLGDDGHRG, encoded by the coding sequence ATGCTGCCCCGGCTCACGCCGTTGCCGCTCAAGGAACGGGCGTCCATGGTGTTTTTGGAGATGGGAAACCTGGACGTGCTCGACGGCTCCTTCGTGCTGGTGGACGCCGGGGGCGTGCGCACCCACATCCCGGTAGGCGGTTTGGCCTGCATCCTGCTCGAACCGGGCACACGGGTGTCGCACGCAGCCGTGGTTCTGGCGGCGCGGGCCGGGACGCTTCTGGTCTGGATCGGGGAGGCCGGAGTGCGGCTGTACGCCTCCGGCCAGCCCGGCGGGGCGCGTAGCGACCGGCTTTTGTATCAGGCCGCCCTGGCCCTTGACGAGGACGCCCGGCTCAAGGTGGTGCGCAAGATGTATGCCGTGCGCTTCGGCGAAGAACCGCCGTCGCGGCGCGGCGTGGAGCAGTTGCGCGGCATCGAGGGGGCACGGGTCAAGGAGATGTACCGTCTGTTGGCCCGGCAATACCGCGTGCCGTGGTCCGGTCGGAAGTACAACCCCCGGGAATGGGGCACGGGCGACCTGCCCAACCGCTGCCTGAGCGCCGCCACAGCCTGCCTGCACGGACTGGCCGAGGCGGCGGTCCTGGCGGCTGGCTATGCCCCGGCCATTGGCTTCATCCATACCGGCAAGCCGCGCAGCTTCGTGTACGACATCGCCGACCTGTACAAGTTCGACACGGTGGTGCCGGTGGCCTTCTCCGTTGCAGCCAAACCGTGCGCCGAGCCGGAACGGGCGGTGCGCCTGGCCTGCCGGGACAGGTTTCGGGAGATGAAGCTTCTGCGCCGCATCATCCCGGACATCGAGGAGGTCCTGGCGGCCGGGGGGCTTGCCGTGCCGCAGGCCGCTCCCGAGGCCATCGGTCCGGCCTTCGCGGATGAGGAGGGACTTGGCGATGATGGTCATCGCGGTTGA
- a CDS encoding sacsin N-terminal ATP-binding-like domain-containing protein → MPRDYAAIRAENERRYGTDIGRIGQMLLADRYDDRTHFIFELLQNAEDALARRRGWSGSRAVRFTLQSDVLHFSHYGKLFDDPDVRGICGIAESTKDKTAIGRFGIGFKSVYAYSTRPEVHSGDEAFAIDSFVWPTPTQPLPHQPDETIIALPLNAGVKAAREEIAGGLQRLGPTALLFLREIEEIEWSVADGSSGMYMRSKPEAVSPGVRKISLIGQQADAKEIEESWLIFYRDVAADDGTVVGQVEVAFSIIDGANSDKWSITRVSNSPLVVYFPTVVPTHLGFLIQGPYRTTPSRDNIAKNDPWNQHLIQETCSMLVESLHALRDMHLLNTDALRVLPLDRARFSHGQMFAPVFEAVRTALRSERLLPSADNGHVAASRAKLARTKELRALFTPQQLTDVLGEKEEVAWLSGDITQDRTPDLRQYLMQELSVSELTPETILPRLTKPFMEEQCDDWIVQLYEFLKERPALHRRVEEVPLIRLSDGTHLKAKDGSGKPQAFLPSVIETGFPTVKASVCKAGAATEFLLSLGLREPDPVDDVIFNVLPKYKHDSVRVDDQVYAVDFQRITNAFKSDSTSQRSRLTDVLRQSYVVKAVDGGDGAKIMAKPGAVYVATERLRELFNGVTGVLLVDDSYECLRGEAVRDLLVACGTSRYLRPFAVQTNFTWQERAEMRRAAGCEDCTYDIELKDSTLSGIENVLSIISTADQPIVTNKARLLWEALADVMDRSGIGAFSGTYSWMYFHPRTYRFDAAFVRLLNETAWVPTADGSLHLPGEVIFDTLGWKPDPLLQSKILFKPPIIEQLAKEAGIDPGVLDLLKRLGVTSEEELRHRLGVNASAEDKPEAEDEPTDDNPPEDDEGIEEPNDDGAIDGSTRDHDFGGQGSSEPRKQKHGRSEGGSSGEGHNRGSQGGSEPGHKGGGGQTEPTGICPFISYIGTHPFDDEDEHDPDGLTRDARMALEAKAIEFILKFEPELERTQANNPGFDLFEPGDHGRPIRWVEVKAMTGSLDDRPVCMSRTQFDCAWVNGEAFWLYIVEHASDPTKARILRVNDPAGKARNFTFDRGWSLVAEDSKGGCE, encoded by the coding sequence ATGCCCCGTGACTACGCCGCCATCCGAGCTGAAAATGAGCGCCGCTACGGCACCGACATCGGACGCATTGGCCAGATGCTCCTCGCCGACCGATACGACGATCGCACCCACTTCATCTTCGAGCTCCTGCAGAATGCCGAAGACGCCCTGGCTCGGCGCAGAGGGTGGTCGGGGTCCAGGGCGGTGCGTTTCACTCTTCAATCGGACGTGCTGCACTTCTCCCACTACGGCAAGCTGTTTGATGATCCAGACGTCCGTGGCATCTGCGGCATCGCCGAAAGCACGAAGGACAAGACGGCGATCGGTCGCTTCGGCATCGGGTTCAAGTCCGTCTACGCTTACTCCACCAGGCCCGAAGTCCACTCCGGCGATGAGGCCTTCGCCATAGACAGCTTCGTCTGGCCGACACCAACTCAGCCGCTACCACATCAGCCCGACGAGACGATCATCGCGCTTCCGCTGAACGCGGGCGTCAAAGCGGCTCGGGAGGAGATTGCGGGGGGGTTACAACGCCTCGGTCCGACTGCGTTGTTGTTCCTGCGAGAGATTGAGGAAATCGAGTGGTCAGTCGCCGATGGATCGTCCGGCATGTATATGCGGAGCAAGCCGGAAGCGGTGTCCCCCGGGGTCCGCAAGATCAGCTTGATCGGGCAACAGGCAGACGCGAAGGAGATAGAGGAGTCTTGGCTGATCTTCTATCGTGACGTGGCGGCAGACGACGGCACCGTGGTTGGGCAGGTCGAGGTGGCCTTCTCTATCATTGACGGAGCGAACTCCGACAAGTGGTCCATCACCCGGGTGTCGAACTCCCCGCTCGTTGTCTACTTTCCTACGGTCGTGCCGACACACCTGGGATTCCTCATACAAGGGCCGTACCGAACGACACCCAGCCGCGACAACATCGCTAAGAACGACCCGTGGAACCAGCACCTGATCCAAGAAACATGCAGCATGCTCGTTGAGTCGCTGCATGCCCTTCGGGACATGCACTTACTGAACACCGACGCACTTCGGGTCCTGCCGTTGGACCGTGCACGGTTCTCCCACGGGCAGATGTTTGCTCCCGTATTCGAAGCAGTTCGCACCGCGTTGCGCAGTGAACGCCTACTGCCGAGCGCAGACAACGGTCATGTGGCTGCATCCCGTGCGAAGCTGGCGAGAACGAAGGAACTGCGGGCGCTTTTCACACCACAGCAGCTGACTGACGTCTTGGGGGAGAAGGAGGAGGTAGCTTGGCTCAGCGGGGATATCACCCAGGATCGCACACCGGACCTTCGGCAGTACCTCATGCAGGAACTCAGCGTATCAGAGCTCACACCCGAAACCATCCTCCCTCGCCTTACCAAGCCGTTTATGGAAGAACAATGCGACGACTGGATCGTCCAGCTCTACGAGTTCCTCAAAGAGAGACCAGCACTGCACCGACGAGTTGAGGAGGTCCCGTTGATCCGGCTCTCCGACGGAACGCATCTCAAAGCGAAAGATGGCAGCGGCAAGCCCCAAGCCTTCCTGCCAAGCGTGATCGAGACTGGATTCCCAACAGTCAAAGCGTCGGTATGTAAGGCTGGCGCAGCGACGGAGTTTTTACTGTCCTTGGGACTCCGAGAACCCGACCCAGTTGACGACGTGATTTTCAACGTCCTCCCCAAGTACAAGCACGACTCAGTCCGAGTGGATGACCAGGTCTATGCCGTCGACTTCCAGCGTATCACGAACGCTTTCAAGAGTGATTCCACAAGCCAACGCAGTAGACTGACCGACGTCCTGCGCCAGTCCTACGTCGTCAAAGCAGTTGACGGAGGCGACGGGGCTAAGATTATGGCCAAACCGGGAGCCGTATATGTCGCAACCGAGCGTCTCCGTGAGCTTTTCAACGGCGTGACCGGGGTACTCCTGGTAGACGATTCCTATGAATGCCTGCGGGGGGAGGCGGTGCGCGACCTACTCGTTGCGTGCGGCACATCGCGTTACCTGCGTCCGTTCGCCGTTCAAACCAACTTCACGTGGCAAGAACGAGCGGAGATGAGACGCGCGGCTGGGTGTGAGGACTGCACATACGACATTGAACTGAAGGACAGCACTCTCTCAGGGATCGAGAATGTGCTGTCGATTATCTCAACCGCTGATCAGCCCATAGTGACAAACAAGGCCAGGTTATTATGGGAGGCACTTGCCGATGTTATGGACCGCTCAGGTATAGGGGCGTTCTCAGGCACTTACTCCTGGATGTATTTCCATCCTCGCACCTATCGATTCGATGCGGCGTTTGTGCGGCTTCTCAACGAGACAGCATGGGTGCCTACGGCGGACGGCTCTCTGCACCTTCCCGGCGAGGTGATCTTTGACACTTTGGGCTGGAAACCTGATCCGCTTCTGCAATCGAAGATTCTGTTCAAGCCACCCATTATCGAGCAACTTGCCAAGGAAGCCGGTATCGACCCCGGTGTTCTGGACTTGCTGAAGCGGCTTGGGGTTACAAGCGAAGAGGAACTCCGTCACCGCCTCGGAGTAAACGCCAGTGCCGAAGACAAGCCCGAGGCGGAAGACGAGCCAACAGATGACAATCCGCCGGAAGACGATGAGGGCATTGAAGAACCGAATGACGACGGTGCTATAGATGGCTCGACCAGAGACCATGATTTTGGGGGGCAAGGAAGCAGCGAACCCCGGAAACAGAAGCATGGTCGCAGCGAGGGCGGGAGCAGCGGTGAGGGCCACAACAGAGGATCTCAAGGCGGCTCGGAGCCTGGCCACAAGGGCGGGGGCGGGCAGACAGAACCTACCGGCATCTGCCCATTCATCTCGTACATCGGAACCCATCCGTTTGACGACGAGGATGAACACGACCCGGACGGATTGACTCGGGATGCACGCATGGCTCTTGAAGCCAAGGCCATCGAGTTCATCCTTAAATTCGAGCCAGAGCTCGAGCGCACGCAGGCCAACAACCCCGGTTTTGATCTGTTTGAGCCGGGAGATCATGGTCGCCCTATCCGATGGGTTGAGGTCAAGGCTATGACTGGTAGCCTCGACGATAGACCTGTCTGCATGTCACGGACGCAGTTTGACTGCGCCTGGGTCAACGGTGAAGCTTTCTGGCTCTACATTGTTGAACATGCCAGCGATCCGACGAAGGCCCGCATCCTTCGGGTCAACGACCCAGCTGGTAAAGCGAGGAATTTCACGTTTGATCGCGGATGGAGCCTGGTAGCAGAAGACTCGAAGGGTGGTTGTGAATAG
- the cas5e gene encoding type I-E CRISPR-associated protein Cas5/CasD, which produces MRDYLTFHVYGPLCAFGGVAVGVMRGCEAGPTKSAVIGLVAGAMGVRRSAEQMHRDLARGLGMALRIDAEGEPLRDFHTVQTVKPARNAAPATRAQALGCNVKDTPIVSLRDYLCDAAFTVCLWRREDGAPQLAELAQALDGPVFVPYLGRKSCPPGQLFEPRVTAHEDFLGALTARPPRLDFFSKMAKAGQHVRCFWEDETGPGAHQIEARRDVPVVRTDPRRFAQREEKRGHVIMP; this is translated from the coding sequence ATGCGCGACTACCTGACCTTTCATGTGTACGGACCGCTTTGCGCCTTCGGCGGCGTCGCCGTGGGTGTCATGCGCGGTTGCGAGGCCGGGCCGACCAAGTCGGCGGTCATCGGTCTTGTGGCCGGCGCCATGGGCGTGCGCCGATCCGCGGAACAAATGCATCGGGACCTGGCCCGGGGACTTGGCATGGCCCTGCGCATCGACGCCGAAGGCGAGCCGCTGCGCGACTTTCACACCGTGCAGACGGTCAAACCCGCCCGAAACGCCGCCCCGGCCACCCGGGCGCAGGCGCTTGGCTGCAACGTCAAAGATACACCCATCGTGTCGCTACGGGACTACCTGTGCGACGCGGCCTTCACCGTGTGCCTGTGGCGGAGGGAAGACGGCGCGCCACAACTCGCGGAATTGGCCCAAGCCCTGGATGGGCCGGTGTTCGTGCCGTATCTGGGCCGCAAATCCTGCCCGCCGGGACAGCTCTTCGAGCCGCGCGTCACGGCCCACGAGGACTTCCTGGGGGCTCTGACGGCCAGACCGCCCAGACTGGATTTCTTCTCGAAGATGGCCAAAGCGGGACAGCACGTGCGCTGCTTCTGGGAGGACGAGACCGGCCCGGGAGCGCATCAGATAGAGGCCCGGCGCGACGTGCCGGTGGTCCGGACGGACCCCCGGCGTTTCGCGCAGCGGGAGGAAAAACGCGGACATGTCATCATGCCCTAA
- the cas2e gene encoding type I-E CRISPR-associated endoribonuclease Cas2e codes for MMVIAVENAPPRLRGRLAVWLLEIRAGVYVGDYSVKVREMIWNNVENGLEDGNAVMVWSARSESGFSFRTLGPNRRMPVDFDGLELVSFSSPEPLSE; via the coding sequence ATGATGGTCATCGCGGTTGAGAACGCCCCGCCGCGCCTGCGCGGACGCCTGGCTGTCTGGCTTCTGGAGATTCGCGCGGGCGTGTACGTCGGGGACTATTCGGTGAAGGTGCGGGAGATGATCTGGAACAACGTGGAAAACGGGCTTGAGGACGGCAATGCGGTGATGGTCTGGAGCGCGCGCAGCGAATCGGGTTTTTCGTTTCGCACGCTGGGTCCGAACCGGCGCATGCCGGTTGATTTCGACGGATTGGAACTGGTGTCGTTTTCGAGTCCGGAGCCGCTTTCCGAATGA
- the cas7e gene encoding type I-E CRISPR-associated protein Cas7/Cse4/CasC, translating to MTTGRFLQLHILTSYPPANLNRDDLGRPKTAIFGGSTRLRVSSQCLKRTWRTSDVFCQALTGHVGTRTKIMGKYVYAALVLGKPLAEVLAEPVFPLGKQSFEALDKKALEKARVLAGFFGKCKSRPDKKEDRENNPLAEVEIEQLAHFGPEELAALEKAVEAARTADAVDPAGLSLLQRKLTAVDIGMFGRMLAADPAFNVDAAVQVAHAISINAVTVDEDYFTAVDDLNRHEEDAGAGHIGVTEFGAGIFYQYVCVNRDLLAENLENDTALAQKALRTLVEAAVSVAPSGKQNSFASRAFASYVLAETGDRQPRTLAAAFLDPVAGGGMIAQGVDRLRQTMGKFDTVYGPCAKNRYEFDVESASGTLSGLLDFVVG from the coding sequence ATGACCACGGGACGCTTTCTGCAACTGCACATTCTGACCAGCTATCCCCCGGCCAACCTCAACCGTGACGACCTGGGCCGTCCCAAGACCGCCATCTTCGGCGGCTCGACCAGGCTTCGGGTCTCCTCCCAGTGCCTCAAGCGCACTTGGCGCACCTCGGACGTTTTTTGCCAGGCCCTGACCGGCCATGTGGGCACCCGGACCAAGATCATGGGCAAATACGTCTACGCCGCCCTCGTCCTGGGGAAGCCCCTGGCGGAGGTGCTGGCCGAGCCCGTGTTCCCGCTCGGGAAACAGTCCTTCGAGGCCCTCGACAAAAAGGCCCTAGAGAAGGCCCGCGTCCTGGCGGGTTTTTTCGGCAAATGCAAAAGCAGACCGGACAAAAAGGAGGACCGGGAGAACAATCCTCTGGCAGAAGTGGAGATCGAACAACTGGCCCATTTCGGTCCCGAGGAGCTTGCCGCCCTGGAAAAGGCGGTGGAAGCGGCCAGGACGGCCGACGCCGTGGACCCCGCCGGGCTGTCGCTTTTGCAGCGAAAGCTCACGGCTGTGGACATCGGCATGTTCGGACGCATGCTGGCCGCCGACCCGGCCTTCAACGTGGACGCCGCCGTGCAGGTGGCCCACGCCATCAGCATCAACGCCGTGACCGTGGACGAGGACTATTTCACCGCCGTGGACGACCTGAACCGCCACGAAGAAGACGCCGGGGCCGGACATATCGGCGTCACCGAGTTCGGAGCGGGCATTTTTTACCAGTATGTCTGCGTCAACCGCGACCTTCTGGCCGAAAACCTCGAAAACGACACCGCTCTGGCCCAAAAAGCCCTGCGGACGCTCGTCGAGGCCGCCGTGAGCGTGGCCCCGTCCGGCAAGCAGAACTCCTTCGCCTCGCGGGCCTTCGCCTCATACGTGCTGGCCGAGACCGGCGACAGGCAGCCGCGCACCCTGGCCGCCGCGTTTCTCGATCCGGTGGCGGGCGGCGGGATGATCGCCCAGGGGGTGGACCGCCTGCGCCAGACCATGGGCAAGTTCGATACGGTGTATGGGCCATGCGCCAAAAATCGCTACGAGTTCGACGTCGAGTCCGCATCCGGCACGCTTTCCGGACTACTCGACTTCGTGGTGGGGTAG
- a CDS encoding integrase core domain-containing protein, producing MDERVRFVVETQLGMKSIQQLCHDYGISRKTGYKWLERHAEGGFEACMDQSRAPHSCPHKTSDKIEARLIELRNIYPKWGPKKLVALLEMEMKESHVISASTAGDILYRHGLVVPRKVKKRNYGKTKTHFLREPTSANDVWAVDYKGWFRTKDHFVCHPLTVTDLHSRYVLWCKGHRKQSASEVEKDFETIFTTYGVPLALRMDNGSPFGSTGPGGLTYLSLRWMQIGIDIEFITPGKPQQNGSHERMHRTLKFEAILPPARDIYEQQYRFDAWRERFNTLRPHESLQQKTPGSVYSPSPRRYTGRKGFTYPGYFEVRSVRKDGMFFWKGTLRFVGEAFGKEQIGLVRDHEDRWLVFAGEMLVGWFHESLSGVRPLSEWESFCGRDGRRPPTGSL from the coding sequence ATGGATGAGCGTGTTCGATTCGTCGTTGAAACACAACTGGGCATGAAATCGATCCAGCAGCTTTGCCATGACTATGGAATCAGTCGCAAGACAGGCTATAAGTGGTTAGAAAGGCATGCTGAAGGTGGTTTTGAAGCCTGTATGGATCAAAGTCGAGCGCCTCATTCATGTCCACATAAGACCAGTGACAAGATAGAAGCACGGCTAATTGAGTTGCGCAACATCTATCCAAAGTGGGGTCCGAAAAAGCTTGTTGCGCTTCTTGAAATGGAGATGAAGGAAAGCCACGTCATCTCAGCGAGCACCGCAGGAGATATATTGTATCGCCATGGCTTGGTAGTTCCCAGAAAAGTAAAAAAACGAAATTACGGGAAGACGAAAACCCATTTTTTGAGGGAGCCAACATCTGCCAACGATGTATGGGCTGTGGATTATAAAGGATGGTTCCGGACCAAAGACCATTTCGTCTGCCATCCATTAACCGTAACAGATTTGCATAGCCGATATGTCTTGTGGTGCAAGGGGCACAGAAAACAATCGGCCTCTGAAGTAGAAAAAGATTTTGAAACAATCTTCACTACGTATGGAGTGCCACTGGCACTCAGAATGGACAATGGTTCCCCGTTTGGCTCAACTGGACCAGGAGGGCTGACATATTTAAGTCTGAGATGGATGCAGATTGGAATTGATATAGAATTCATAACTCCTGGGAAGCCGCAACAAAACGGAAGCCATGAGCGTATGCATAGAACATTGAAGTTTGAAGCTATATTGCCACCAGCACGTGATATATATGAACAGCAGTATCGTTTTGACGCCTGGAGAGAACGATTTAATACGCTTCGTCCCCATGAATCCTTGCAGCAGAAAACGCCAGGATCGGTATATTCTCCATCGCCTCGGCGTTATACTGGTAGAAAGGGATTCACATATCCAGGTTACTTTGAGGTCCGGTCCGTTCGAAAAGACGGCATGTTTTTTTGGAAGGGGACACTGCGTTTTGTCGGCGAGGCATTCGGAAAAGAACAGATCGGCCTGGTCCGTGACCACGAAGATCGATGGCTTGTGTTTGCCGGAGAGATGCTTGTGGGGTGGTTTCATGAATCGTTGTCGGGAGTTAGGCCCCTGAGCGAATGGGAATCATTTTGTGGCCGAGATGGGCGGCGGCCTCCGACGGGCTCTTTGTAG
- the cas6e gene encoding type I-E CRISPR-associated protein Cas6/Cse3/CasE, with the protein MFISRMTLSPDMSGKRTYQGEYALHKAVWEFFKDRPDQERDFLYRRDVQRGSIIILTVSMRQPRPDGPHWTVATKPYTPDLRHGDRLRFSLRANPTRTKYAGSDTRGKRVDVIMDHKKRLKAENVPPDSRPTESAMAQRLGCDWLLRRAAGIGLAIEEDTLLAHSYTLWRFAKPATRNPLQFATLDFEGFATVADPAKALDAMTRGVGPAKGFGCGLLLARRA; encoded by the coding sequence ATGTTCATAAGCCGTATGACGCTTTCCCCCGACATGAGCGGGAAGCGGACGTATCAAGGGGAATATGCGCTGCACAAGGCGGTATGGGAGTTTTTCAAGGACCGTCCGGACCAGGAACGGGACTTCCTTTACCGCCGTGATGTGCAACGGGGAAGTATCATCATCCTGACGGTCTCCATGCGCCAACCGCGCCCGGACGGCCCGCATTGGACCGTGGCCACCAAGCCCTACACCCCGGACCTGCGCCATGGCGACCGGCTGCGCTTCTCCCTGCGCGCCAATCCGACACGCACCAAATATGCCGGGTCCGATACGCGCGGAAAACGCGTGGATGTGATCATGGATCACAAGAAACGGCTGAAGGCGGAGAACGTGCCGCCGGACAGCCGTCCCACCGAATCCGCCATGGCCCAGCGCCTCGGTTGCGACTGGCTCTTGCGCCGGGCCGCAGGGATTGGGCTTGCCATCGAGGAAGACACCCTGCTGGCGCACAGCTATACGCTCTGGCGCTTCGCCAAGCCCGCAACACGCAACCCCCTTCAATTCGCCACCCTGGATTTCGAGGGTTTCGCCACGGTGGCGGACCCGGCCAAGGCCCTTGACGCCATGACCCGTGGCGTCGGCCCGGCCAAGGGATTCGGCTGCGGGCTTTTGCTGGCGAGGCGGGCCTGA
- the casA gene encoding type I-E CRISPR-associated protein Cse1/CasA — protein sequence MPLNLLTDPWIPVRRASGRRESISPCQITSNPDDPVLAVSHDRPDLAAGLTEFLVSLYQVCLPPRDERAWDSWRDSPPTPHALAQALAPYADVFILDGDGPRFLQDLTVADDPKVKEKPVDALFIDYPGEDADTSGADFFRRITGPMRLCPACAAAALFVLQAWSPAGGQGNRTSLRGGGPLSTIVLGPTLWDTVWRNILPAPLVDTLPGDPAKPREAVFPWLAPARTSGKDGRDTTASDIHPRQTLYGMPRRVRLLFSTGPAIPCSACGAQSATWIERILAKNYGVNYTGVFDHPLTPYRQESGKEPYTVKASPIVTRYRNWIGLTFGATSEKGFVQRPALAVRHFLDARAAYEIDEGIEADRLWAFGFDMDKAKAKAWIEATAPVFVVPEEHRQAYADKVRQATDAAGLVCANLNKAVRKALADKGRTIKSDAAFPAAVEEAFYRSTEAIFYKWLLALAATVGQEPPSVKDRERFLRDLCSVTYKIFERYLKSASLDGELGAGRDLLARKAKAFKELNNFNTPGNDTLRTIMDLPVLEKDVKRPSKTGRKAKGG from the coding sequence GTAACCCGGACGACCCCGTCCTGGCCGTGTCTCATGACCGTCCGGACCTGGCGGCCGGGCTGACCGAGTTTTTGGTCAGCCTGTACCAAGTCTGCCTGCCGCCCCGGGACGAGCGGGCCTGGGACTCCTGGCGGGACTCGCCGCCCACGCCGCATGCACTGGCGCAGGCCCTGGCCCCCTACGCCGACGTCTTCATCCTGGACGGCGACGGCCCGAGGTTCTTGCAGGACCTGACCGTGGCCGACGACCCGAAAGTCAAGGAAAAGCCCGTGGACGCCCTGTTCATCGACTACCCGGGCGAGGACGCCGACACGTCCGGCGCGGACTTTTTCCGGCGCATCACCGGCCCCATGCGCCTTTGCCCGGCCTGCGCCGCCGCCGCCCTGTTCGTCCTCCAGGCCTGGTCCCCGGCGGGCGGCCAGGGAAACCGGACATCGCTCCGGGGCGGCGGCCCGCTCTCGACCATCGTCCTCGGGCCGACCCTGTGGGACACGGTCTGGCGCAACATCCTACCCGCCCCCCTGGTGGACACCCTGCCCGGCGATCCGGCCAAGCCCCGCGAGGCCGTCTTCCCCTGGCTGGCCCCCGCCCGCACCAGCGGCAAGGACGGCCGGGACACCACGGCCTCGGATATCCACCCCCGGCAGACCCTCTACGGCATGCCCCGCCGCGTCCGCCTGCTTTTCTCTACCGGCCCGGCCATCCCCTGCTCGGCCTGCGGCGCGCAAAGCGCCACCTGGATCGAACGCATCCTGGCCAAAAACTACGGCGTGAACTACACCGGCGTGTTCGACCATCCCCTGACTCCCTACCGGCAGGAGTCCGGCAAGGAGCCATATACGGTCAAGGCCTCGCCCATCGTGACCCGCTACCGCAACTGGATCGGCCTGACCTTCGGCGCGACATCGGAGAAGGGGTTCGTGCAGCGTCCCGCCCTGGCCGTACGCCATTTCCTCGACGCCAGGGCGGCCTACGAGATCGACGAGGGTATCGAGGCGGACCGGCTCTGGGCCTTCGGCTTCGACATGGACAAGGCCAAGGCCAAGGCCTGGATCGAGGCCACGGCCCCGGTCTTCGTCGTGCCGGAAGAACACCGGCAGGCCTATGCCGACAAAGTCCGGCAGGCCACGGACGCGGCCGGCCTCGTCTGCGCCAATCTCAACAAGGCCGTGCGCAAGGCCCTGGCCGACAAGGGCCGCACGATCAAATCCGACGCCGCATTCCCGGCCGCCGTGGAAGAGGCCTTCTACCGTTCAACCGAAGCCATCTTTTACAAATGGCTCCTGGCGCTGGCAGCCACGGTCGGACAGGAACCGCCGTCCGTAAAGGACCGCGAACGTTTTCTGCGCGACCTGTGCTCGGTCACGTACAAGATCTTCGAGCGTTACCTCAAAAGCGCCTCACTCGACGGCGAGCTGGGGGCCGGACGCGACCTGCTGGCCCGCAAGGCCAAGGCCTTCAAGGAACTCAACAACTTCAACACCCCGGGAAACGACACCCTGCGCACGATCATGGATCTGCCCGTGCTCGAAAAAGACGTGAAACGCCCGTCCAAAACCGGCCGCAAGGCCAAGGGAGGATGA
- the casB gene encoding type I-E CRISPR-associated protein Cse2/CasB, with protein MASPRRLYFDKNSDETGILASFWKKLEARRGPRAALRRAATFQEAVVEPVFWELTAELKDAGFDLPEMDIPKLALLVILAARVKSNSETHVSLARAMALPRSGDSPPVSRQRFKRLLAERDLERSLSLFTGVLRLLGSNVWLPGLAWAVWRWDEPGDAVRFKMAADYFGNLKDPAKTKKS; from the coding sequence ATGGCATCGCCAAGACGGCTGTATTTCGACAAAAATTCCGACGAGACCGGCATTCTCGCGTCCTTCTGGAAGAAGCTCGAAGCGCGGCGCGGCCCCCGGGCCGCCCTGCGCCGGGCGGCCACATTCCAGGAGGCCGTGGTCGAGCCGGTCTTTTGGGAGCTGACGGCCGAACTCAAAGACGCGGGGTTCGATCTGCCCGAAATGGACATCCCCAAATTGGCCCTGCTTGTAATCCTGGCGGCACGGGTCAAGTCGAACAGCGAAACGCATGTCTCCCTGGCCCGGGCCATGGCCCTGCCGCGTTCCGGCGACTCCCCGCCGGTCAGCAGGCAACGCTTCAAGCGCCTTTTGGCCGAACGGGACCTGGAGCGCTCGTTGTCGCTCTTCACCGGCGTCCTGCGCCTTCTCGGGTCAAACGTCTGGCTGCCGGGGCTGGCCTGGGCCGTCTGGCGCTGGGACGAACCCGGCGACGCCGTCCGGTTCAAAATGGCCGCCGACTATTTCGGCAATCTCAAAGACCCTGCCAAAACGAAAAAATCCTGA